A genomic stretch from Flavobacterium sp. KS-LB2 includes:
- a CDS encoding choice-of-anchor L domain-containing protein — protein MMKCVKILLFYIFISCTTFNVTAQSISVNDSYTAQQLIENILVNSSCANVSNFVVKGDPFSGSQNSYGYFNNQGGSFPFTEGVLLSTWSSNKSEGPFIRNLGGGNSSWSGDSDLEQALGISNTLNATVLEFDFTALTDFISFDYIFASNEYQDDFPCNYSDGFAFLIKESGTSTYQNLAVLPGTTIPVSSKSIHPQINPIPSSNEPIKSCGPENELYFGGYNNASSSINHAGQTKTLTAQTNVEPGKIYHVKLVIADQTNQYYDSAVFLKAGSFLPKIDLGPDRLLATNNPICFGESYTIDAKLPASLGYTYKWFKDNVAFVNNSSSYTATSPGIYRLEVQLTPSCIATEEIKIEYTTEIILNDTSLIQCDIDNDGKTIFDLTKVDAIVKNNASNLSTVVYYENLADAEAKINSITNPTTYTNTLINQSVYARVNNSYDCANYAEVKLMISNNVIVTQNPISTCDIDGIDDGLSQFDLNVQVTPQILTGLPTGLIVEYYLNPTDAVAQQNSLSNIFKNTVTTQQIIYARIINGPDCYAITPITLKVNSFDPANFQDETVILCQGNAISLTANAGFSSYLWSTGVSSNTITVTTPGDYTVTVTNADGCSKTKKYLVAVSEIATIIGVTVNDFERNKNTITIEYTGIGDYEFSIDGSFFQDNPLFNGVAPGEYEVYARDKNGCGLSNPFLVYVLDYPRYFTPNNDGYNDIWRIKNLENLPKSTLFIFDRYGKLIKQLTTADLGWNGTFNGLPLPTDDYWFHLILENGRVIKGHFSLKR, from the coding sequence ATGATGAAATGTGTAAAAATACTATTATTTTATATTTTTATTAGTTGCACTACATTTAATGTGACTGCACAATCTATTTCCGTAAATGACTCTTACACAGCGCAGCAACTTATTGAAAACATCTTAGTAAATAGTTCCTGCGCCAATGTTTCTAATTTCGTTGTAAAAGGAGATCCTTTTTCTGGCAGTCAAAATAGCTACGGATATTTTAATAATCAAGGTGGTAGTTTTCCTTTTACAGAAGGTGTTCTTTTGAGCACTTGGAGCAGTAATAAATCTGAAGGGCCTTTTATAAGAAACCTCGGAGGAGGAAATTCTTCTTGGTCAGGAGATAGCGATTTAGAACAAGCATTAGGAATTTCGAACACTTTAAACGCTACTGTTCTAGAATTCGATTTTACAGCGCTAACAGATTTTATAAGCTTTGATTATATATTTGCCTCTAATGAATACCAAGATGATTTTCCTTGTAATTATTCTGATGGTTTCGCCTTTTTAATAAAAGAAAGTGGAACTAGCACTTATCAAAATTTAGCAGTACTACCCGGCACGACCATCCCAGTTTCATCAAAAAGTATTCATCCACAAATTAATCCGATTCCAAGTTCGAACGAACCCATAAAAAGCTGTGGACCAGAAAATGAATTGTATTTTGGCGGATACAACAATGCTTCTAGTTCAATCAATCATGCTGGACAAACAAAAACATTGACCGCTCAAACAAACGTTGAACCAGGGAAAATATACCATGTTAAATTAGTAATTGCTGACCAGACGAACCAATATTATGACTCTGCAGTTTTTCTTAAAGCTGGTAGCTTTTTACCAAAAATTGATTTGGGACCAGACCGATTATTGGCTACAAACAATCCTATTTGTTTTGGTGAAAGCTATACTATTGACGCAAAACTACCAGCAAGTTTAGGTTACACTTACAAATGGTTTAAGGATAATGTAGCATTTGTGAACAACTCTTCTTCTTACACAGCTACAAGCCCTGGTATTTATCGATTAGAGGTCCAATTGACTCCCAGTTGTATTGCAACCGAGGAAATAAAAATCGAGTATACTACAGAAATTATTTTAAATGATACTTCCCTTATACAATGTGACATCGATAATGACGGAAAAACTATTTTTGACTTAACAAAAGTTGATGCCATTGTAAAAAACAATGCAAGTAATTTAAGTACAGTAGTTTATTATGAAAATTTAGCTGATGCTGAGGCAAAAATTAATTCAATTACAAATCCCACCACGTATACCAATACACTCATCAATCAGTCGGTATATGCACGAGTGAATAATTCTTACGATTGTGCCAATTATGCCGAAGTAAAATTGATGATTTCCAATAACGTTATTGTAACACAAAACCCAATTTCAACTTGTGACATCGATGGTATTGATGATGGCTTATCACAATTTGATTTAAACGTACAAGTAACACCTCAAATTCTAACAGGTTTACCTACTGGCTTAATCGTAGAATATTATTTAAACCCAACAGATGCAGTAGCGCAACAAAACAGTTTGTCAAATATTTTTAAAAATACCGTCACAACCCAACAAATTATTTATGCACGAATCATTAACGGTCCAGATTGTTATGCCATCACCCCGATAACCCTTAAAGTAAATTCGTTTGACCCAGCCAATTTTCAAGATGAAACTGTTATTTTGTGTCAAGGAAACGCTATTAGCTTGACTGCTAACGCAGGATTTTCAAGCTATTTGTGGAGCACTGGAGTAAGTTCAAATACAATTACGGTTACTACTCCCGGAGATTACACGGTAACCGTTACAAATGCTGATGGTTGTTCAAAAACAAAAAAATATCTTGTAGCAGTTTCAGAAATTGCTACCATTATCGGAGTAACAGTAAATGATTTTGAAAGAAATAAAAATACAATAACAATTGAATATACAGGTATTGGCGATTATGAATTTTCGATAGATGGCTCTTTTTTTCAGGATAATCCATTGTTTAACGGAGTTGCACCGGGAGAATATGAAGTGTATGCCAGAGATAAAAATGGTTGTGGTCTATCCAATCCATTTTTAGTTTATGTTTTAGATTATCCAAGATATTTCACACCAAATAATGATGGTTATAATGATATTTGGAGAATTAAAAATCTAGAGAATTTACCTAAATCTACTTTATTTATTTTTGACCGTTATGGAAAATTAATAAAACAATTAACCACCGCAGACTTAGGTTGGAATGGGACTTTCAATGGATTGCCATTACCCACGGATGATTATTGGTTTCATTTGATTTTAGAAAATGGAAGAGTAATAAAAGGGCATTTTTCATTAAAAAGATAA
- a CDS encoding ABC transporter permease: MKRLLSIELQKIWKNKASRVLTLSYFILLTFIALIASIKFDLGIFKFHLAEMGIFNFPFIWHFNTYIAAILKLFLAIVIVSMMANEYSYGTLKQNLIDGMSKKEFIQSKFLTVVLFATVSTVFIFIMSLILGISYSSYTEFSIVFSDLEYLLAYFVKLVGFFSFCLFLGILVKRSAFALGFLLVWNIIEGIINGVLTFKVFPNSDTAASITQFLPLQSMSNLIVEPFSRLSVVKNLGTQIGLDNIKEYNVSIFSITIVLLWTVIFIFLSYRLLKNRDL, encoded by the coding sequence ATGAAAAGATTACTCTCCATAGAACTGCAAAAAATTTGGAAAAATAAAGCTAGCCGTGTTTTAACATTGTCCTATTTTATTCTTTTAACCTTTATAGCTTTAATAGCCTCCATAAAATTTGATCTTGGTATTTTTAAATTCCATCTTGCTGAGATGGGAATTTTTAATTTCCCTTTCATCTGGCATTTCAACACATATATTGCAGCAATACTAAAACTATTTTTAGCAATAGTAATAGTCTCCATGATGGCAAACGAGTATAGTTATGGAACACTAAAACAAAACTTAATAGACGGAATGAGTAAAAAGGAATTTATACAATCTAAATTCCTAACTGTCGTTCTATTTGCAACAGTATCAACTGTTTTTATTTTTATAATGTCACTCATTTTAGGAATAAGTTACTCTTCCTATACGGAGTTTAGTATTGTCTTCTCTGATTTAGAATACCTTTTAGCTTATTTTGTTAAACTAGTTGGTTTTTTCTCTTTCTGTTTATTTTTAGGAATATTAGTAAAACGCTCTGCTTTTGCATTAGGATTTCTTTTGGTTTGGAATATCATCGAAGGAATCATTAATGGAGTTTTAACTTTTAAAGTATTCCCTAACAGCGATACGGCAGCATCTATTACTCAGTTTTTACCGTTACAATCCATGTCTAATTTGATAGTAGAACCTTTTAGTAGATTGTCTGTGGTGAAAAACTTGGGAACTCAAATTGGTTTGGATAATATTAAAGAATACAATGTTTCAATATTCTCAATTACTATCGTGTTACTTTGGACCGTAATTTTTATTTTCCTTTCGTATCGATTATTAAAAAATAGAGATTTGTAG